A DNA window from Solanum lycopersicum chromosome 3, SLM_r2.1 contains the following coding sequences:
- the LOC101247596 gene encoding cellulose synthase-like protein D3 gives MKMASKSFKASRSSLSTSSDLPDPQHGKPPLPPHVTFQRRTSSGRYVNYSRDDLDSELSSSDYMNYMVHLPPTPDNQPMDSISQKVEEQYVSSSLFTGGFNSVTRAHLMDKVIESEANHPQMAGAKGSSCAIPGCDAKVMSDERGIDIVPCECDFKICRDCYLDAVKTGDGICPGCKEQYKVTDWEETNGNNRPLPLTGPGGMSRMERRLSIMKSTKSGLIRSHTSEFDHNRWLFETKGTYGYGNAIWPKEGGFVNGKDDDIMEPTELMSKPWRPLTRKLKIPAAILSPYRLLIVIRFVVLGLFLAWRVNHPNNDAVWLWGMSVVCEIWFAFSWILDQLPKLCPINRATDLSVLKDKFETPSPGNPTGRSDLPGVDMFVSTADPEKEPPLVTANTILSILAADYPVEKLACYVSDDGGALLTFEAMAEAASFANLWVPFCRKHNIEPRNPESYFNLKKDPYKNKVKQDFVKDRRRAKREYDEFKVRINSLPDSIRRRSDAYHAREEIKAMKQQRQKTDDEPLENVKIPKATWMADGTHWPGTWLNSGPEHSKGDHAGIIQVMLKPPSDDPLHGNNEDGIIDLTDVDIRLPMLVYVSREKRPGYDHNKKAGAMNALVRASAIMSNGAFILNLDCDHYVYNSQAIREGMCFMMDRGGDRLCYVQFPQRFEGIDPSDRYANRNTVFFDGNMRALDGLQGPMYVGTGCLFRRVALYGFDPPRSKDHQSGCCSCCYGRKKKHVNTSEEHRALRRGDSDDEEMNLSLAPKAFGNSAVLIDSIPVAEFQGRPLADHPAVKNGRPPGALTIPREHLDASTVAEAISVISCWYEEKTEWGQRVGWIYGSVTEDVVTGYRMHNRGWKSVYCVTKRDAFRGTAPINLTDRLHQVLRWATGSVEIFFSRNNALLSSSKMKFLQKIAYLNCGIYPFTSIFLIVYCFLPALSLFSGQFIVQTLNVTFLVYLLIITVTLCLLAVLEVKWSGIELEEWWRNEQFWLIGGTSAHLAAVLQGLLKVVAGIEISFTLTSKSAGDEEDDDFADLYLVKWTSLMIPPITIMMVNLIAIAVGFSRTIYSVIPQWSRLLGGVFFSFWVLAHLYPFAKGLMGRRGRTPTIVFVWSGLIAITISLLWVAINPPAGTTQIGGSFQFP, from the exons ATGAAAATGGCTTCAAAATCATTCAAAGCTAGTAGATCATCTCTGTCAACATCCTCGGATTTGCCTGATCCACAGCATGGGAAACCCCCACTTCCTCCACATGTGACTTTCCAACGGCGTACTTCTTCCGGACGATATGTGAACTACTCTAGGGATGATCTTGATAGTGAACTTAGCAGCAGTGACTATATGAACTATATGGTACATCTCCCTCCGACTCCTGACAATCAGCCCATGGATTCTATTTCTCAGAAGGTCGAAGAGCAGTATGTATCCAGTTCACTTTTCACGGGTGGTTTTAATTCTGTTACACGTGCTCATCTTATGGACAAGGTGATTGAATCAGAGGCGAATCATCCCCAAATGGCGGGTGCAAAAGGGTCGTCGTGTGCTATCCCTGGATGTGATGCTAAAGTGATGAGTGATGAAAGGGGCATTGATATTGTTCCATGTGAATGTGATTTCAAGATATGCAGAGACTGTTACCTGGATGCTGTCAAAACCGGTGATGGTATATGTCCGGGGTGTAAGGAGCAATATAAAGTCACTGACTGGGAGGAAACTAATGGAAACAATCGTCCGCTTCCTCTCACTGGGCCAGGTGGGATGTCAAGGATGGAGAGAAGGTTGTCAATTATGAAATCAACTAAGTCGGGATTGATTAGGAGCCATACTTCAGAGTTTGATCACAACCGTTGGTTGTTTGAAACAAAGGGCACATATGGGTATGGAAATGCTATATGGCCAAAAGAAGGTGGATTTGTAAATGGAAAAGATGATGATATTATGGAGCCTACTGAACTGATGAGCAAACCATGGAGGCCACTTACGCGCAAATTGAAAATTCCTGCTGCTATCCTAAGTCCTTATAG ACTTTTGATCGTCATACGGTTTGTTGTACTTGGACTTTTTTTGGCATGGAGAGTGAATCATCCCAACAACGATGCAGTTTGGTTGTGGGGGATGTCTGTTGTTTGTGAAATATGGTTTGCTTTCTCTTGGATTCTTGATCAATTGCCCAAGCTTTGCCCGATCAACCGTGCAACTGATCTTAGTGTCTTGAAAGACAAATTTGAAACACCAAGCCCAGGCAATCCTACTGGGAGATCTGATCTCCCTGGTGTTGATATGTTTGTCTCTACCGCTGATCCAGAGAAGGAACCCCCTCTTGTGACTGCTAATACTATATTGTCCATTCTAGCTGCAGATTATCCTGTAGAAAAACTTGCTTGTTATGTCTCTGATGATGGAGGTGCCCTTTTGACCTTTGAGGCAATGGCAGAAGCTGCAAGTTTTGCTAATTTATGGGTACCATTTTGTCGTAAACATAACATTGAACCTAGAAATCCAGAAAGTTACTTCAATTTAAAGAAGGATCCTTACAAAAACAAGGTAAAGCAAGACTTTGTTAAGGATCGTAGGCGGGCAAAGCGTGAGTATGATGAGTTTAAGGTTCGTATCAATAGCTTGCCGGATTCCATTCGCCGTAGGTCTGATGCTTATCATGCAAGGGAAGAAATTAAGGCCATGAAGCAACAGAGGCAAAAGACTGATGATGAACCTTTAGAGAATGTAAAGATCCCAAAAGCTACGTGGATGGCAGATGGAACCCATTGGCCTGGGACATGGTTGAATTCTGGACCGGAGCATTCCAAGGGGGATCATGCTGGAATAATACAG GTGATGTTGAAACCTCCAAGTGATGATCCACTACATGGTAACAATGAAGATGGGATTATTGACCTGACTGATGTTGATATCCGTCTTCCCATGCTTGTTTATGTTTCCCGTGAGAAGCGTCCTGGCTATGATCACAATAAGAAAGCAGGTGCTATGAATGCCCTGGTTCGAGCATCTGCAATCATGTCCAATGGGGCATTTATTCTTAACCTTGATTGTGACCATTACGTTTACAACTCCCAGGCTATCAGGGAAGGTATGTGTTTTATGATGGATAGAGGAGGGGATCGTCTTTGCTATGTTCAGTTCCCACAGAGGTTTGAGGGCATTGACCCATCTGACAGGTATGCCAATCGAAATACTGTCTTTTTCGATGGTAACATGAGGGCCCTTGATGGGCTACAGGGTCCAATGTATGTGGGAACTGGATGTCTCTTTCGGAGGGTAGCCCTTTATGGTTTTGATCCACCTCGCTCCAAGGATCACCAGTCCGGTTGCTGTAGCTGCTGCTATGGTCGCAAAAAGAAGCATGTTAATACATCAGAAGAACATCGGGCCTTGCGACGAGGTGATTCAGACGATGAAGAAATGAATCTCTCACTGGCTCCCAAGGCTTTTGGGAACTCAGCAGTTCTTATTGATTCAATTCCTGTGGCGGAGTTCCAAGGTCGTCCTTTGGCAGATCACCCAGCTGTGAAGAATGGACGGCCTCCTGGTGCTTTGACCATTCCTCGAGAGCATCTTGATGCATCAACAGTTGCAGAGGCCATCAGTGTCATCTCCTGCTGGTATGAGGAGAAGACAGAGTGGGGACAACGTGTCGGATGGATTTATGGTTCAGTTACTGAAGATGTTGTGACAGGATACAGGATGCACAACAGAGGTTGGAAGTCAGTTTATTGTGTTACCAAACGTGATGCATTCCGTGGGACTGCCCCTATTAATCTCACTGATAGGCTTCATCAGGTCCTTCGATGGGCTACTGGTTCAGTTGAGATCTTCTTCTCCCGGAACAATGCCCTTCTTTCCAGttcaaaaatgaaattcttacagAAAATTGCTTACCTCAATTGTGGAATCTATCCCTTCACATCAATCTTCTTAATCGTCTACTGTTTCCTTCCAGCACTGTCCCTCTTCTCCGGTCAGTTCATTGTCCAAACACTCAATGTCACCTTTCTTGTGTACCTCCTGATTATTACAGTCACCCTCTGCCTGCTTGCGGTGCTCGAGGTCAAGTGGTCAGGCATTGAGCTGGAAGAGTGGTGGAGGAATGAGCAGTTCTGGCTGATCGGAGGGACAAGTGCTCACTTGGCTGCTGTGCTTCAGGGGCTATTAAAAGTTGTTGCTGGGATTGAAATTTCCTTCACCTTGACGTCAAAATCAGCTGGTGATGAAGAAGACGATGACTTTGCTGATCTGTATCTCGTTAAGTGGACATCCCTCATGATTCCACCAATTACAATCATGATGGTGAACTTGATAGCAATAGCAGTTGGTTTTAGCAGGACAATATACAGTGTTATACCACAGTGGAGTCGTTTACTAGGAGGTGTATTCTTCAGTTTTTGGGTTTTAGCACATCTCTATCCCTTTGCGAAAGGTCTTATGGGCAGAAGAGGCAGGACACCAACCATTGTCTTTGTATGGTCAGGACTTATCGCGATCACCATATCCCTTCTTTGGGTTGCGATTAATCCTCCAGCAGGCACTACCCAAATTGGAGGATCATTCCAGTTTCCGTGA
- the LOC101253464 gene encoding probable arabinosyltransferase ARAD1, translating into MAGRHFTAASGTFKPRSPALFLLLALLALTLLFYIFSSISTSSNSTGNLISSRNPNSGIDYSFVSSLEKFLTKSPRSATAGEDTVSGTTSVEDARKLDDSIWKNENQRLYDEPFYPAFSPLKVYVYEMPAKFTYDLLWLFHNTYKETSNLTSNGSPVHRLIEQHSIDYWLWADLIAPESERLLKNVVRVYKQEEADLFYIPFFTTISFFLMEKQQCKALYREALKWVMDQPAWNRSEGRDHILPVHHPWSFKSVRKFMKKAIWLLPDMDSTGNWYKPGQVYLEKDLILPYVANLDLCDAKCLSSSRRTTLLFFRGRLKRNAGGKIRAKLVEELRGADGVSIEEGTAGEGGKEAAQVGMRKSIFCLNPAGDTPSSARLFDAIVSGCIPIIVSDELELPFEGILDYRKIALFVSSSDALQPGWLLSFLKSVSGAQIKEMQANLAKYARHFLYSHPAQPLGPEDLVWRMMAGKLVNIKLHTRRSQRVVKGSRSLCTCECRSPNATSPGPLS; encoded by the exons atggCCGGAAGACATTTCACTGCTGCTTCTGGAACCTTCAAACCCAGATCTCCGGCATTATTTTTACTCCTTGCTCTTCTCGCTCTCACTCTCCTCTTCTACATCTTCTCCTCCATCTCCACCTCTTCTAACTCCACCGGCAACCTCATCTCCTCCCGGAACCCTAACTCCGGTATCGATTACTCCTTCGTTTCTTCACTCGAGAAATTCCTCACCAAATCTCCACGATCCGCAACGGCCGGTGAAGATACAGTTTCAGGAACGACGTCGGTGGAGGATGCTAGAAAATTAGATGATTCCATTTGGAAGAATGAGAATCAAAGGCTTTATGATGAGCCGTTTTACCCTGCTTTTTCGCCGCTCAAGGTTTATGTATACGAAATGCCGGCGAAATTCACTTATGATTTGCTTTGGTTGTTTCATAACACGTATAAAGAGACTTCAAATCTTACCTCTAATGGTAGTCCTGTTCACCGCTTGATCGAACAG CATTCAATTGATTACTGGTTGTGGGCGGACTTGATAGCGCCAGAATCAGAGAGGTTACTGAAGAATGTAGTGAGAGTATACAAGCAGGAGGAAGCTGACCTTTTTTATATTCCGTTTTTCACTACCATTAGCTTCTTTTTGATGGAGAAACAGCAATGCAAGGCTCTTTATAGG gAAGCTCTGAAATGGGTTATGGATCAACCAGCTTGGAATAGATCTGAGGGAAGAGATCACATACTTCCAGTTCATCATCCTTGGTCTTTCAAGTCTGTCCGCAAGTTTATGAAGAAAGCTATTTGGTTGCTCCCTGATATGGACTCAACAGGGAACTG GTACAAGCCTGGACAAGTTTATCTCGAGAAAGACCTGATACTTCCTTATGTTGCCAATCTCGATCTATGTGATGCTAAATGTTTGTCTTCATCAAGGAGAACTACGCTGCTATTTTTCCGGGGAAGACTTAAAAGAAATGCT GGTGGTAAGATACGTGCCAAACTTGTGGAAGAGCTCCGTGGTGCAGATGGAGTATCCATTGAGGAAGGGACTGCTGGAGAAGGAGGAAAAGAAGCAGCACAGGTTGGCATGCGCAA GAGTATATTTTGCCTAAATCCAGCTGGTGACACCCCATCGTCAGCCAGATTGTTTGATGCAATTGTCAGTGGCTGCATTCCTATCATAGTCAGCGACGAACTAGAGCTTCCTTTCGAGGGGATTCTTGATTATCGGAAG ATTGCTCTGTTTGTCTCTTCTAGTGATGCTTTGCAACCAGGGTGGCTTTTGTCATTTCTAAAAAGTGTTAGTGGGGCTCAAATTAAAGAGATGCAAGCGAATTTAGCTAAG TATGCTAGGCATTTTCTTTATTCTCATCCAGCTCAGCCGCTAGGTCCTGAAGACTTAGTCTGGAGAATG ATGGCAGGAAAGCTGGTCAATATCAAGCTTCACACTCGAAGGTCACAACGCGTGGTGAAAGGATCCAGAAGTCTGTGTACTTGTGAGTGCAGAAGTCCCAATGCTACAAGCCCAGGTCCATTGTCTTGA